TCCCCGATGTTCACCTTGACGGTTTTACCGGCTCTTGTGGAAATGCGGCCATGCAGTGCGAGCGGAATATTGGCCCACTGGTATCGTTTGAGCCCTCCGTAATAGACTGTCTTGAAAAAAGCCAGGCTGAATTCTTCACGCAGAGAGTTCTGCCGCACGTCGATCCTAGGGGAATCGATATGGGAAAGAATCAGGTTCAGGCCGGTTTTCAGATAATCTTTCTGCAGGTTGAAAGCTGCCAGGCAGGCTCCCCGGTTGTTGAAATAGACTTTCAAAGGGTAATTCTTCGCTTCCTTCAGCTTCTCGATATTCTTGTAACCCTGAGCTTCCAGGATCTTTACCATGGATTCCACAGACTCCTGCTCAGTCTTGTTTTCAGTCAGAAACTGCTTGTATTCTTCCGCAAAAGCGAAGGCAGCTTTGCGCTCCTTGTCGTTCCATTTTTCCCATGCGCTCTTGTTTTCCAGAAACAATTTTTCTTTCTTGGCCATTTGTCCCCCAGTTGAATTTATTCCCGATTAAAAGGATTTTAAAATAAAACCATGCAATTGGCAATTGTTTGCAATTTTCCACCCCATAGGTTAATTTAAATTTATGGACAAAATCACCCAGTCCCTGCAAAACACCTGCTCGCTTCTCCAGAAGATTATCGCTGATGCCGGATTTATTTCCAGCATTTCTAAAGCTGCCGACGAAATCGTCAAGGTCTATCGCAGCGGCAGACGGGTTTATTTCTGCGGAAACGGCGGAAGCGCGGCAGACGCCCAGCACCTTGCAGCAGAGCTGACAGGCAGATTTTATTACGACCGGGAACCGCTGGACGCAGAGGCACTTCACACCAATACATCCCACCTCACCGCAGTAGCCAATGATTACTCCTTTGACGAAGTATTCGCAAGACTATTGCATGCCAAAGGAAAAAAAGGAGACCTGCTGGTCGGAATCTCAACCTCAGGAAACTCGAAAAATATTCTGAGGGCGTTTGAGGAAGCTCGAAAATCAGGGCTGTTCATCATCGGGCTGACCGGAGAGGGAGGCGGAAAGATGAAAGATCTTTGCGATCTGCTCCTTGCTGTGCCTTCCCGCGACACACCCCGCATCCAGGAAGCCCACATCACCATCGGCCACATCATCTGCGAACTGGTAGAATCCACTCTCTTTCCAAAGTAAACAGTTGAATTCATGCAGGCTGTACAAAAATGATCATATGCGCGGCATCAAAAGCCGTAAAAGAATTTGGGGCGGACTGATGCCGCCCCACGATTCTCACGGTATCGATATTCTGGCTGGTTGCTATGGCTTGTTGTGCGGCTGATTCAGTAACTTTCAGTAGATTTCCCGCTATAGCTTGTGCAGTGTCCAGTGACGTTTCCAGTATCAGATGTCCTACGCCAGAAATCCGTTTCTTCGCAAACTTTCTATCGGCCGAATCAATCTTTCTCTTTAGCAGTTTTTTTGAGCTTATCCAGAAACTTCTTCAGGGTCAGGATTTCATACAGGGTGATGCCGGGGCCAGTCACAATTTCCCCGATTGCATGCGGCTTTCCGGATTTCAGCCTGGACCGGGCTTCCAGAGAAAGTCCCGGGACTTTTTCAAAGTCGAAATTCTCAGGGATCGGGTAATCTGCAATTTTTCCGAGCAGCTGCCGCTCCTCGTCCTGTTTTTCGAGATACCCTTCATATTTGATCATGGTTTCAAGACAAAGACAGTGTTCTGCCG
This genomic stretch from Candidatus Wallbacteria bacterium harbors:
- a CDS encoding D-sedoheptulose 7-phosphate isomerase, whose translation is MDKITQSLQNTCSLLQKIIADAGFISSISKAADEIVKVYRSGRRVYFCGNGGSAADAQHLAAELTGRFYYDREPLDAEALHTNTSHLTAVANDYSFDEVFARLLHAKGKKGDLLVGISTSGNSKNILRAFEEARKSGLFIIGLTGEGGGKMKDLCDLLLAVPSRDTPRIQEAHITIGHIICELVESTLFPK